The proteins below come from a single Psychrobacter sp. FDAARGOS_221 genomic window:
- the pxpA gene encoding 5-oxoprolinase subunit PxpA, whose product MTINTNANNASVDLNADVAEGCGQDDALMGIVSSANVSCGLHAGSYQHMLRTLQLAKENNVRVGAHPGLDDKENFGRIAQELSDDEYRALISYQLGAAKAVCDLVGVELSYVKPHGALYNQAAKDEHLANIVISEIKRFDPNLAVMGLSGSYLISVAKQHGMTSISEVFADRNYESDGSLVSRTKDNALITDPEQATQHALQMITEGYVTSVDGVKVPVEAQSICLHGDSEHAVQFAADIKAKLQQQGIAITA is encoded by the coding sequence ATGACAATTAATACAAATGCGAACAACGCCAGTGTCGACTTAAACGCTGATGTGGCCGAAGGCTGTGGTCAAGACGATGCGCTAATGGGTATTGTCAGCTCAGCCAATGTTAGCTGCGGACTACACGCAGGCTCCTATCAGCATATGCTGCGCACTTTGCAACTGGCGAAAGAGAACAACGTTCGTGTCGGTGCACACCCTGGGCTTGATGACAAAGAGAACTTTGGGCGTATCGCACAAGAATTAAGTGATGACGAATATCGTGCGCTTATCAGCTATCAGCTGGGCGCCGCAAAGGCAGTATGTGACCTAGTTGGCGTTGAGCTGAGCTATGTTAAACCGCATGGTGCTTTGTATAACCAAGCCGCTAAAGATGAACATTTAGCCAACATCGTTATTAGCGAAATCAAACGCTTTGACCCAAATCTTGCGGTTATGGGGCTGTCAGGCAGCTATCTGATTAGCGTTGCCAAACAACATGGCATGACGTCAATCTCAGAAGTGTTTGCTGATAGAAACTACGAAAGCGATGGCTCTTTGGTATCACGTACTAAAGACAACGCACTCATCACAGACCCTGAGCAAGCCACACAGCATGCGCTACAGATGATTACTGAAGGTTATGTGACCAGCGTTGATGGCGTTAAAGTGCCGGTAGAAGCTCAGAGCATCTGCTTACATGGCGACAGTGAACACGCGGTGCAGTTTGCTGCTGACATTAAAGCCAAATTACAACAACAAGGCATTGCGATTACGGCATAA
- the pxpB gene encoding 5-oxoprolinase subunit PxpB, with the protein MQTPTAQTDNNNSAMQWQLCSETSLALYMQPPITLEKQQTCWALADRIEQLDAVVEVIIGMNALSVFTKPLSFNELNDLQQQLADISQDTDAKDIQGKHIEIPVHYGGQYGPDLKPMAESLGLSVEEVVRLHTEATYTVYFIGFQPGFPYLGGLSEKLHFPRRETPRTKVPAGSVGIGGEQTGVYPFSSPGGWQLLGQTEMPLFDLTQTPPTALSAGDTLQFKAIDIHDA; encoded by the coding sequence ATGCAAACGCCCACAGCCCAAACAGACAATAATAACTCAGCCATGCAGTGGCAACTGTGTAGTGAAACCAGTCTTGCGCTGTACATGCAGCCGCCGATTACGCTCGAAAAGCAGCAAACCTGTTGGGCATTGGCAGATCGTATTGAGCAGCTTGATGCCGTGGTTGAGGTCATTATTGGTATGAATGCGCTTAGCGTGTTTACCAAGCCTTTGAGTTTTAACGAGCTCAATGATTTGCAACAGCAGCTTGCGGATATCAGCCAAGATACTGACGCCAAAGACATTCAAGGCAAGCATATTGAAATTCCGGTGCATTACGGCGGTCAATATGGCCCTGACTTAAAACCAATGGCAGAGTCGCTTGGACTATCAGTTGAAGAAGTGGTTCGTTTGCACACAGAAGCGACTTATACCGTTTACTTTATTGGCTTTCAGCCAGGTTTCCCGTATTTGGGCGGCTTATCTGAAAAACTGCACTTCCCAAGACGTGAGACCCCGCGTACCAAGGTTCCGGCAGGTTCAGTTGGTATCGGCGGTGAGCAAACGGGCGTTTATCCGTTCTCGTCACCTGGCGGCTGGCAGCTTTTGGGACAAACTGAGATGCCACTGTTTGATTTAACCCAAACACCGCCAACCGCATTAAGTGCGGGCGATACGCTTCAGTTTAAAGCCATCGATATTCACGATGCATAA
- a CDS encoding biotin-dependent carboxyltransferase family protein: protein MKILALNALASIQDKGRFGFRGLGIGTNGVMDPWALQAGNALMKNELDEPAIEFALGAMEIQFSQDTCFCLTGAIYEAYLDDTRVYGYWRINAKAGQTLKLVRPLQGMYAYLCVQGGFDIEPVLGSASTNTKAEFGGKDGRFLQQGDEITLKTTPHTPLPVIGVARIFSDNDADAHNVIRIVKNSEYDCFDDASKMRLVQQNWKVDTSSNRMGYRCVGDVALKPIEDISMGSHGVAAGMIQVPPQGQPIVLMADAQTTGGYPKIATVIEADIGLMAQTRFGQHCRFELISMEDALEARQQRQHYIERIRRYANDN, encoded by the coding sequence ATGAAAATTTTAGCCTTAAACGCACTCGCAAGCATTCAAGATAAGGGACGCTTTGGCTTTCGCGGCTTAGGCATTGGCACCAACGGTGTCATGGATCCGTGGGCACTACAAGCCGGCAATGCTCTCATGAAAAACGAGCTGGACGAGCCTGCTATCGAGTTTGCGCTGGGTGCTATGGAGATTCAGTTTAGCCAAGATACGTGTTTTTGTTTAACCGGTGCTATTTATGAAGCTTATTTAGACGACACCCGTGTTTATGGCTACTGGCGTATCAATGCCAAAGCCGGTCAAACCTTAAAGTTGGTTCGCCCACTGCAAGGTATGTATGCCTATTTATGTGTACAAGGCGGATTTGATATCGAGCCAGTACTTGGCTCGGCCAGTACCAATACCAAAGCTGAGTTTGGCGGCAAAGACGGTCGATTCTTACAACAAGGTGATGAAATAACCTTAAAGACCACGCCGCACACGCCATTACCGGTTATCGGTGTTGCACGTATATTTAGTGATAACGATGCCGACGCACATAACGTGATTCGTATTGTCAAAAACAGCGAATACGACTGCTTCGATGACGCATCAAAAATGCGCCTCGTGCAGCAAAACTGGAAAGTGGATACCAGCAGTAACCGTATGGGCTACCGCTGCGTTGGTGATGTGGCATTAAAACCGATTGAAGATATCAGCATGGGCTCACACGGTGTGGCTGCCGGCATGATTCAAGTACCGCCACAAGGTCAGCCGATTGTATTGATGGCTGATGCGCAAACCACAGGCGGCTACCCTAAGATAGCGACCGTCATCGAAGCCGATATTGGGCTGATGGCACAAACCCGCTTTGGACAACATTGCCGTTTTGAATTGATATCAATGGAAGACGCTCTAGAGGCTCGTCAACAAAGACAGCACTACATTGAGCGCATTAGGAGATATGCAAATGACAATTAA
- the tyrS gene encoding tyrosine--tRNA ligase → MTQSADKLSIEEQLAIIKRGTFEIYSEEDLIAKLKLGRPLKIKAGFDPTAPDLHLGHTVLINKLKHFQDLGHEIYFLIGDYTAKIGDPSGKNATRPPLTDEQVLANAKTYAEQVFKILDKDKTKVVFNSEWFNKMSAGDMIQLASQLTVSRMLERDDFAKRYASQTPIAIHEFLYPLVQGYDSIALEADVEMGGTDQTFNLLMGRTLQGRYGHEAQVCITVPILEGLDGVNKMSKSLGNYVGIEDAPGTMYQKLLSMPDELIHRYFEFLSFKPMDEVNALMAEMENGRNPQEIKRILAEELIERFHGAEAAANAHKSAGNVLADGELPVDLPEVTLELPEGQDALFITQILNQADLAKNNAAAKDMLKRNTVKVDGEEVNAGFSLTSGQTVVIQAGKKGFARVTIA, encoded by the coding sequence ATGACCCAGTCAGCAGATAAATTAAGTATCGAAGAACAGCTAGCCATTATTAAACGCGGCACCTTTGAGATTTATTCTGAAGAAGATTTAATTGCTAAATTAAAACTGGGTCGTCCGCTAAAAATCAAAGCCGGCTTCGATCCTACTGCACCAGATTTGCACTTAGGACACACGGTACTGATTAATAAGCTGAAGCACTTCCAAGATTTAGGGCATGAGATTTACTTCTTGATTGGCGACTATACCGCCAAAATCGGTGACCCATCGGGCAAAAACGCTACACGTCCACCGCTAACCGACGAGCAAGTGTTGGCAAACGCCAAGACATACGCTGAACAGGTTTTCAAAATCTTAGACAAAGACAAAACCAAAGTGGTGTTTAATTCTGAGTGGTTTAACAAAATGAGCGCAGGAGACATGATTCAGTTGGCAAGCCAGCTAACCGTATCGCGTATGCTTGAGCGTGACGACTTCGCCAAGCGTTATGCGTCACAAACGCCAATCGCTATCCACGAGTTCTTATATCCACTGGTTCAAGGCTACGATTCAATCGCGCTAGAAGCTGACGTTGAGATGGGCGGTACTGACCAAACCTTCAACCTATTAATGGGTCGCACCCTGCAAGGTCGCTACGGTCATGAAGCGCAGGTGTGCATCACTGTGCCAATCCTAGAAGGCCTAGACGGCGTCAATAAGATGTCAAAATCACTAGGCAACTATGTCGGTATCGAAGACGCACCAGGCACCATGTACCAAAAACTACTGTCGATGCCAGATGAATTAATCCATCGCTATTTTGAATTCTTAAGCTTCAAACCAATGGATGAAGTCAACGCATTAATGGCTGAGATGGAAAACGGTCGTAACCCGCAAGAAATCAAACGAATTCTAGCCGAAGAGCTCATCGAGCGTTTCCATGGTGCAGAAGCCGCTGCTAACGCGCACAAATCTGCAGGTAACGTATTAGCAGACGGCGAGCTGCCAGTTGATTTACCGGAAGTGACGCTTGAGTTGCCAGAAGGGCAGGACGCACTGTTCATCACTCAAATCTTAAACCAAGCAGATTTAGCCAAAAACAACGCTGCTGCCAAAGACATGCTAAAACGCAACACCGTCAAAGTAGATGGCGAAGAAGTCAACGCAGGCTTTAGCTTAACCTCTGGCCAGACTGTTGTGATTCAAGCCGGTAAAAAAGGCTTTGCAAGAGTGACGATTGCATAA
- a CDS encoding low temperature requirement protein A, with protein MAKSALIKPIVARDTQEPNRVSTTLELLFDLVYVIAVSAAASGFYQQLRVHDLSGFLTFTVAFFILWNAWTSFTWFASGYDPDDVVYRISVMLQMFGSLMIAANINQFYDQGLMWIGVTGYAIMRLASCSQWWRVYRNIPDHRQVALRSIVGLFTLQSMWIIWLFLPKSLQTPSLFLFIFLELFMPLWARSEKFHNWHPGHIAERYGLLTIIVLGEGVVGISSIIHSFVIDPTYNAGSIIVSASGLVALLFSMWWLYFSIPFDHMLSVHRHRRDLFVFGYGHFFVFASIAGLSSALKLVMDTSAVLSSHPGSDQISETYVIATIMPQLAAFLLTLTLLRTVMCKHSKSNLLAFGLALIIIALSFVAVTLQLPLTYAIWMSVLAPVVMIIIFAKDHNQWYADHPQFEKPQ; from the coding sequence ATGGCAAAGTCTGCACTTATTAAGCCTATCGTTGCACGCGACACTCAAGAACCCAACCGGGTTTCGACCACGTTAGAGCTGTTATTCGACTTGGTATATGTGATTGCAGTATCCGCTGCTGCCAGTGGCTTTTATCAACAACTTAGAGTGCACGACTTAAGTGGTTTTCTAACCTTTACGGTTGCCTTTTTTATCTTATGGAATGCATGGACCAGTTTTACTTGGTTTGCGTCAGGCTATGATCCTGACGATGTGGTCTATCGTATTTCTGTGATGCTACAGATGTTTGGCTCGTTAATGATTGCTGCCAATATCAATCAGTTTTATGACCAAGGATTGATGTGGATTGGAGTCACCGGCTATGCCATCATGCGCTTGGCCAGTTGTAGCCAATGGTGGCGCGTCTATCGAAACATACCCGACCATCGACAAGTCGCGCTGCGTAGTATTGTTGGCTTGTTCACGCTACAAAGCATGTGGATCATTTGGCTATTTTTACCAAAGTCGCTGCAAACGCCTTCGTTGTTTTTATTTATATTCTTAGAGCTGTTTATGCCGTTATGGGCACGCTCAGAGAAGTTCCATAACTGGCACCCAGGCCATATTGCTGAGCGCTACGGTCTGCTAACCATTATCGTTTTGGGTGAGGGCGTGGTGGGTATCAGCAGTATTATCCACTCTTTTGTTATCGACCCCACTTATAACGCAGGCTCGATTATTGTGTCCGCTTCTGGATTGGTCGCTCTGCTATTTTCGATGTGGTGGCTATACTTTAGTATCCCTTTTGACCACATGTTGAGCGTGCATAGACACCGCCGTGATCTATTCGTATTTGGCTACGGCCACTTTTTCGTATTTGCCTCTATTGCAGGGCTCAGTAGTGCGCTGAAGCTGGTGATGGATACCAGTGCTGTATTAAGCTCTCATCCTGGTTCTGATCAGATATCAGAGACGTATGTGATAGCAACCATTATGCCGCAGCTGGCTGCGTTTTTGCTAACTTTAACTTTGCTACGTACTGTGATGTGCAAGCATTCTAAGTCGAATTTACTCGCCTTTGGATTGGCACTGATTATTATCGCCCTAAGCTTTGTCGCTGTGACCTTACAGCTGCCACTGACTTACGCGATTTGGATGAGCGTGTTAGCGCCGGTAGTGATGATTATTATTTTTGCTAAGGATCACAATCAGTGGTATGCAGACCATCCTCAGTTTGAGAAACCGCAGTAG
- the accB gene encoding acetyl-CoA carboxylase biotin carboxyl carrier protein, which produces MNINFDDVEKIIALAERSDIESLEVVDGEQRIHVVVRQSVSDNSSNVSSSTAQVAQSTSRVSNDSTASQQAASEISADTKAETDTAPEGDAIVAPMMGTFYLRSEPSADVFVNEGDSVSAGDTLCVIEAMKIMHEVKAESDCVIDRILITEGDVVDFGQKLFETHSS; this is translated from the coding sequence ATGAATATTAATTTTGATGATGTAGAAAAAATCATTGCGCTTGCCGAGCGTTCTGATATCGAATCTCTTGAAGTTGTTGATGGCGAGCAACGTATCCACGTGGTGGTACGCCAGTCGGTTTCTGATAACAGCTCAAACGTCAGTAGCTCAACCGCACAGGTCGCACAATCGACCAGCCGTGTGTCTAATGACAGTACTGCTAGTCAGCAAGCTGCTTCAGAGATATCAGCAGACACCAAAGCTGAAACAGATACTGCTCCTGAAGGCGATGCGATTGTGGCGCCGATGATGGGTACCTTCTATTTGCGCTCAGAGCCAAGCGCTGATGTGTTTGTTAATGAAGGCGATAGCGTCAGCGCCGGTGACACGCTGTGTGTGATTGAAGCGATGAAAATCATGCATGAGGTCAAAGCGGAAAGCGACTGTGTGATTGACCGTATCTTAATCACTGAAGGCGATGTGGTCGACTTTGGTCAGAAGTTATTTGAAACGCACAGCAGCTGA
- the pnuC gene encoding nicotinamide riboside transporter PnuC encodes MRIKLLDNLTGKWAMQWIIAWFLFGVIALSSGFWLTTEHTQLDWFYLAVSIVGLVCVVSLSFRKNVMGNGLGMAATAGEVVVQATSGAVGLMMAPLFNFFTHVYGLFYWSKNKDPDGNMIPKSATKWVWIITLIFISVGLMLFPIVNEWLAEKGYAVVQDDGSQFLGMIDFYWINVFAFVLSITAQATMILRYSFNWWIWIVVNFVWLIVNLMTGNYIFAIQTMVYQINSFIGLYEWQRNARIETTA; translated from the coding sequence ATGCGCATTAAGTTGTTAGATAACTTAACTGGAAAATGGGCCATGCAGTGGATTATTGCTTGGTTTTTATTTGGTGTGATTGCATTAAGTTCAGGCTTTTGGCTCACCACCGAGCACACTCAGTTAGACTGGTTTTACCTCGCTGTATCCATCGTGGGCTTAGTCTGTGTGGTGTCGTTGTCCTTCCGCAAAAACGTGATGGGTAATGGTCTCGGCATGGCGGCCACTGCCGGTGAGGTTGTGGTACAAGCAACCTCCGGCGCTGTCGGTCTAATGATGGCCCCACTATTTAACTTCTTTACCCACGTTTATGGCCTATTTTATTGGTCAAAAAACAAAGACCCAGACGGCAATATGATACCCAAATCAGCCACAAAGTGGGTTTGGATCATCACCTTGATATTCATCAGTGTTGGGTTGATGCTGTTCCCTATCGTCAATGAGTGGCTGGCTGAAAAAGGCTATGCTGTGGTGCAAGATGACGGCAGTCAGTTCTTGGGAATGATTGATTTTTACTGGATTAACGTATTCGCTTTTGTGCTATCTATCACTGCACAGGCCACAATGATTTTGCGTTATTCGTTCAACTGGTGGATTTGGATTGTGGTGAACTTTGTGTGGCTGATTGTCAACTTAATGACAGGCAACTACATCTTTGCGATTCAAACCATGGTGTATCAGATTAACTCATTTATTGGTCTGTATGAATGGCAACGCAACGCTCGGATAGAAACGACAGCCTAG
- a CDS encoding GNAT family N-acetyltransferase: MNKSIAVPPVLTYQGSAPGPFQDILLEPLTQAHAADLAKACQDGELWLPVITTVPSPDMVESYIDHANSMADRVAFAVIDTDSKKAIGTTSLYAIRPEVKRLNIGYTWYAKSYWRTHVNTVCKMMLLRYAFETLGYLTVGWRTDVGNLNSQRAIERLGAKKDGIVRGDRVRQDGVISDSVVYSMTAEEWKQAKLKLEDKLQHYVG, from the coding sequence ATGAATAAAAGCATTGCTGTGCCTCCTGTACTGACCTATCAAGGCTCTGCCCCTGGTCCGTTTCAGGATATCTTGCTTGAACCGTTGACCCAAGCGCACGCCGCTGATTTAGCCAAAGCTTGTCAAGATGGCGAGTTGTGGCTACCGGTTATTACCACTGTGCCAAGTCCCGATATGGTCGAAAGCTATATCGATCATGCCAATAGTATGGCCGATAGAGTGGCGTTTGCCGTGATTGATACCGATAGCAAAAAGGCAATTGGTACGACCAGCTTGTACGCCATCAGACCAGAAGTGAAACGGTTAAATATTGGTTACACTTGGTATGCCAAATCGTATTGGCGCACCCACGTAAACACCGTCTGCAAGATGATGTTGCTGCGTTATGCTTTTGAGACGCTGGGCTACTTAACTGTAGGCTGGCGCACTGACGTGGGCAATCTAAATTCACAGCGCGCTATTGAACGTTTGGGTGCCAAAAAAGACGGTATCGTTCGTGGTGATCGAGTCCGACAGGATGGGGTAATTTCAGACTCTGTGGTGTATAGCATGACCGCAGAAGAGTGGAAACAAGCCAAATTAAAACTAGAGGATAAGTTGCAACACTATGTTGGATAA
- the htpX gene encoding protease HtpX — protein sequence MMRIGLFLLTNLAVLIVFSIVFGILSRFFGLGAVHGAGGLNIASLAVMCGVYGMLGSIVSLFLSKWMAKRSTGTVVIDQPKSTMEKWLVETVAKQAKAVNIDMPEVGIFDNSQPNAFATGWNKNKALVAVSSGLLHSMTPDEVEAVLAHEIGHVANGDMVTLALIQGVVNAFVMFFARIIGSFVDRVVFKNEDGPGIGYFVTSIAMDILLGFLASAIVMWFSRQREFRADAMGAKLAGRDKMIGALNALRPAEARPDQMPENMQAFAIASGQAQGFSIANLFRSHPTLDDRIDALKKYSPSKS from the coding sequence ATGATGCGTATTGGCCTATTTTTATTAACGAACCTGGCGGTGCTGATTGTGTTCAGTATCGTTTTTGGTATTTTATCTAGATTTTTCGGTCTAGGTGCTGTCCATGGCGCCGGCGGGTTGAATATTGCCAGCTTAGCAGTAATGTGTGGTGTGTACGGGATGCTTGGCTCTATCGTCTCTTTGTTTTTGTCAAAGTGGATGGCAAAGCGTTCAACTGGTACGGTCGTTATTGATCAGCCAAAAAGCACTATGGAAAAATGGCTGGTTGAAACCGTTGCTAAGCAAGCAAAAGCGGTCAATATCGACATGCCAGAAGTGGGTATCTTTGACAACTCACAGCCGAATGCCTTTGCTACTGGTTGGAACAAAAACAAAGCGCTGGTCGCGGTTTCATCGGGTCTATTACATAGCATGACCCCTGATGAAGTCGAAGCGGTATTGGCGCATGAGATTGGTCATGTTGCTAATGGCGATATGGTGACCCTAGCCTTGATTCAAGGCGTGGTGAACGCGTTTGTGATGTTCTTTGCTCGTATCATCGGTAGCTTTGTCGATAGAGTGGTGTTCAAGAATGAAGACGGTCCTGGTATCGGTTATTTCGTCACCAGTATTGCGATGGACATCTTGCTGGGCTTCTTAGCGTCAGCGATTGTGATGTGGTTCTCGCGTCAACGTGAGTTCCGTGCCGATGCGATGGGTGCTAAGCTGGCAGGCCGCGATAAGATGATTGGTGCATTAAATGCGCTACGTCCAGCTGAAGCTCGTCCTGATCAAATGCCTGAGAACATGCAAGCGTTTGCGATTGCTTCTGGTCAAGCACAAGGCTTTAGTATTGCCAACTTATTCCGCTCACATCCGACTTTAGATGATCGTATTGATGCGTTAAAAAAGTACAGTCCTAGCAAGTCTTAA
- a CDS encoding DUF962 domain-containing protein, translating into MASRKRSNKRSLDQWLSEYAVSHQNPINKKIHWLCVPTIFVSILGMGMSMAAWVTIVATMLVAIFYLRLSTPLFIAMGIFMLISMAAISALPLGFKAWAAIFVIAWIGQFVGHKIEGKKPSFFKDLQFLLIGPAWVANTLMGRKIKPAYQ; encoded by the coding sequence ATGGCCTCACGTAAACGCTCCAACAAACGCAGCTTAGACCAATGGCTGTCAGAGTATGCGGTTAGTCACCAAAACCCAATTAACAAAAAAATTCACTGGCTATGTGTGCCGACCATCTTTGTCAGCATCTTAGGCATGGGCATGTCGATGGCCGCATGGGTAACCATCGTGGCCACTATGCTTGTCGCTATCTTCTACTTGCGCCTATCGACGCCTTTATTTATTGCGATGGGTATCTTTATGCTAATCAGCATGGCCGCCATCAGTGCCTTACCACTGGGCTTTAAAGCATGGGCCGCCATCTTCGTCATTGCCTGGATTGGACAATTTGTCGGTCACAAAATTGAAGGCAAAAAGCCGTCTTTCTTTAAAGACCTACAGTTTTTATTAATTGGTCCAGCTTGGGTAGCCAATACCTTGATGGGTCGTAAAATCAAACCTGCCTATCAATAA
- a CDS encoding YceI family protein, whose translation MKLLKNTVTLAVLAGLGTFGFAANAATYEIDSDHANVRFYVDHFGTTTNSGGFYGISGVLEYAPEEQKGFAGITIPMGSLETGFKPFTKHLRSADFFNVEKYPSAYFQSTDWVFDGEKVKEVKGNLTLVGQTHPVTLTATKFNCYDNPILKKRSCGGDFETTIDRTKWGINTFADNGMMKDVKIVVQIEATPKD comes from the coding sequence GTGAAATTATTAAAGAACACAGTAACCCTAGCTGTACTTGCTGGTCTTGGCACTTTTGGCTTCGCTGCTAACGCTGCTACTTATGAAATCGATTCTGATCATGCAAACGTTCGCTTTTATGTTGACCACTTTGGCACAACCACTAACTCTGGCGGATTCTATGGCATCTCTGGTGTCCTTGAGTATGCTCCAGAAGAACAAAAAGGCTTTGCTGGTATCACCATCCCTATGGGCAGCCTAGAAACAGGTTTCAAACCATTTACTAAGCACTTAAGATCTGCTGACTTCTTCAACGTTGAAAAGTACCCAAGCGCTTATTTCCAATCAACTGACTGGGTTTTTGACGGCGAAAAAGTAAAAGAAGTAAAAGGTAACCTAACCCTAGTAGGTCAAACACATCCAGTGACTTTGACTGCTACTAAGTTTAACTGTTATGACAACCCTATCTTGAAAAAACGTTCTTGCGGTGGCGACTTTGAAACCACAATCGACAGAACCAAATGGGGTATCAATACTTTTGCTGACAACGGCATGATGAAAGACGTTAAAATTGTTGTACAAATCGAAGCAACCCCAAAAGACTAA
- a CDS encoding DUF1653 domain-containing protein — MLDNKNQVPQGIYRHYKGNLYQVLHTAHHSETEEALVVYRCLYGEYGVWVRPLEMFTETIELDGKQMPRFELIKALAD, encoded by the coding sequence ATGTTGGATAATAAAAACCAAGTCCCTCAAGGCATCTACCGCCATTACAAAGGCAATCTATACCAAGTGCTGCATACCGCGCATCATTCTGAAACCGAAGAAGCACTGGTCGTTTATCGCTGTTTGTATGGTGAATATGGCGTCTGGGTGCGTCCGCTTGAGATGTTTACCGAGACTATCGAGCTTGATGGCAAGCAAATGCCCCGCTTTGAGCTGATTAAAGCATTGGCTGACTAA
- the accC gene encoding acetyl-CoA carboxylase biotin carboxylase subunit translates to MFKKILIANRGEIALRIVRACKKMGIDSVVVYSEMDKDSMAVRLADESVCIGPAPANKSYLNQDAILSAALMTGAEAIHPGYGFLAENAQFAERIEQAGLTFIGPTAKNIRQMGDKVEAKRQMILAGVPCVPGSEGALPHDNDAIIKLAAEVGYPVIIKAASGGGGRGMRVVHKESELINAIAVTRSEADANFGSSVVYMERYLEKPRHVEVQVLADKHGHAIHLGERDCSMQRRHQKIIEEAPAPGITEEQRRQIGEACVKACQTMNYVGAGTFEFLFENGEFFFIEMNTRIQVEHTISELITGIDIIQAQILVSSGQPLPYKQEDITFSGHAFECRINAENPYTFMPTPGRISYCHLPAGFGVRVDSHIETGYTVPPSYDSLIAKICVHGLTRKDAIKRMQATLSEAKIEGIDTNIALHQRLFTDEGFKQGQVSIHYLEQWIEKNISNH, encoded by the coding sequence ATGTTTAAAAAGATTCTTATTGCTAACCGTGGCGAAATCGCGCTGCGTATTGTGCGGGCCTGTAAAAAAATGGGTATCGACTCTGTCGTGGTCTACTCTGAAATGGACAAAGACTCCATGGCCGTCCGTCTAGCCGACGAAAGCGTGTGCATCGGCCCTGCTCCTGCCAATAAAAGCTATTTGAATCAAGATGCTATCTTGTCTGCAGCCTTGATGACAGGTGCTGAAGCGATTCATCCTGGTTATGGGTTTTTAGCAGAAAATGCACAGTTTGCAGAGCGTATTGAGCAAGCAGGCCTGACCTTTATTGGCCCAACAGCCAAAAACATTCGTCAAATGGGCGATAAGGTCGAAGCAAAACGACAAATGATATTAGCAGGCGTACCTTGTGTGCCTGGCTCTGAAGGCGCACTGCCTCACGACAACGATGCCATTATTAAACTGGCCGCAGAAGTCGGCTATCCGGTGATTATTAAAGCAGCCAGTGGCGGTGGCGGCCGTGGTATGCGTGTGGTCCACAAAGAAAGTGAGCTGATTAACGCTATTGCTGTGACCCGTAGCGAAGCGGATGCTAACTTTGGTAGCTCTGTGGTTTATATGGAGCGTTATCTTGAAAAGCCACGCCATGTCGAGGTTCAAGTATTAGCAGATAAGCACGGTCATGCCATTCACTTGGGTGAGCGAGACTGCTCGATGCAGCGCCGTCATCAAAAAATCATTGAAGAAGCGCCAGCACCGGGCATCACTGAAGAGCAGCGTCGCCAAATTGGTGAAGCGTGCGTTAAAGCCTGTCAGACCATGAATTATGTTGGCGCAGGTACGTTTGAGTTCTTATTTGAAAACGGCGAGTTCTTCTTTATCGAGATGAATACCCGTATTCAGGTAGAGCACACCATTAGTGAGCTGATTACTGGCATTGATATTATCCAAGCCCAAATCTTGGTGTCATCGGGCCAACCGCTACCCTATAAGCAAGAAGATATCACTTTCTCAGGCCATGCGTTTGAATGCCGTATTAATGCTGAAAACCCGTATACCTTTATGCCAACGCCAGGTCGTATTAGCTACTGTCACCTGCCAGCGGGCTTTGGTGTGCGTGTCGACAGTCACATTGAGACCGGTTATACCGTACCGCCCTCTTATGACAGCTTAATTGCCAAAATTTGTGTGCATGGCTTAACGCGTAAGGATGCCATCAAACGCATGCAAGCGACTTTAAGCGAAGCCAAGATTGAAGGTATCGACACCAATATTGCTTTGCATCAGCGTTTGTTTACAGATGAAGGCTTTAAACAGGGTCAAGTGAGTATTCACTATTTAGAACAGTGGATTGAGAAGAATATCTCGAATCATTAA